In a genomic window of Bradyrhizobium ontarionense:
- a CDS encoding zinc ribbon domain-containing protein, translated as MEPPKDGYGDSYLFMNGAAMALIECPECGARVSDRAAACPQCGQPIAEYPSSDPLTAARAQRWLKSESAHGAERPLPKKANRGCASVFVLLLVFIGIGAIMGGRDDEKESANPSCKSDWRRCSDNADLVNNFRDISFGQASCKIEAQKLAKFGEPKFPFLAFSTFYKGDNYVKSGIVTLVEKEAQFQNGFGAMVHSTVVCKYDLNIKQAVEVKVSGN; from the coding sequence GTGGAGCCGCCAAAGGACGGCTACGGCGATTCATATCTGTTTATGAACGGGGCAGCTATGGCTCTTATTGAGTGTCCTGAGTGCGGCGCTCGTGTGAGCGACCGCGCAGCCGCCTGCCCGCAATGCGGCCAGCCGATCGCTGAATATCCGTCGTCCGATCCACTGACTGCCGCACGTGCTCAGCGATGGCTCAAGAGCGAATCTGCTCACGGGGCCGAACGCCCGTTACCCAAGAAGGCCAACCGAGGATGCGCCAGTGTTTTCGTGCTCTTGCTCGTTTTTATCGGTATCGGCGCGATCATGGGAGGTCGCGACGACGAAAAAGAGAGTGCCAATCCTTCTTGCAAATCAGATTGGCGCCGATGTTCAGACAATGCTGATCTCGTGAATAACTTCCGAGACATTTCGTTCGGTCAGGCGTCATGCAAGATCGAGGCACAGAAGCTTGCAAAGTTCGGCGAACCAAAATTTCCATTCCTCGCTTTCAGCACGTTCTACAAGGGAGACAACTACGTGAAGAGCGGCATTGTGACCCTGGTCGAGAAGGAAGCCCAGTTCCAAAATGGATTCGGTGCGATGGTGCACAGTACGGTCGTCTGCAAATATGACCTTAATATCAAGCAAGCTGTAGAGGTTAAAGTGAGCGGCAATTGA
- a CDS encoding cytochrome-c peroxidase — MMRPSALTIITSALLAACGLGIGLSDRLGTPAMAQPSADPAWAEISPVEGQAPITPIPQPPPADPRKLRLGERLFQDARLSANGDLSCQSCHDIRSNGAADAGHQQSSCAPDLSAKLDVLTVFNAALSFRFGWQGNFRTLAAQADATIESPHGMRSRASEVVRKLNSDPDMVQQFRAAYGHEADRDSLLDALVTFEHSLLTPDSRFDLWLRGDKSALSTDEHQGYLLFKSYGCISCHQGVNVGGNLFQRQGVFEPLVSTGPQVVRVPSLRNVATTAPYFHDGSAATLEEAVGRMAKAQLDRTLTDKQIAVIVAFLKTLTGNYRGSPVVAGARP, encoded by the coding sequence ATGATGCGCCCATCCGCCCTGACCATCATCACGAGCGCTCTGCTTGCTGCGTGCGGGCTCGGGATCGGTCTCTCCGACCGCCTTGGGACGCCGGCGATGGCACAGCCCTCGGCTGATCCCGCCTGGGCAGAGATCAGTCCGGTCGAGGGTCAGGCGCCGATCACACCTATCCCGCAGCCGCCGCCGGCCGATCCCCGCAAGCTGCGGCTCGGCGAGCGGCTGTTCCAGGATGCGCGCCTCTCGGCCAATGGCGATCTCTCGTGCCAATCGTGCCACGACATCCGCAGCAATGGTGCCGCCGACGCCGGGCATCAGCAATCGAGCTGCGCACCGGATCTGTCCGCCAAGCTGGATGTCCTCACCGTGTTCAATGCCGCGCTGAGCTTCCGGTTCGGCTGGCAAGGCAATTTCCGCACCCTGGCGGCACAGGCCGATGCCACGATCGAAAGCCCCCACGGCATGCGGAGCAGAGCGAGCGAGGTGGTGCGCAAGCTCAATTCCGATCCGGACATGGTCCAGCAATTTCGCGCCGCCTATGGACACGAGGCGGATCGAGACAGCCTGCTGGATGCCCTCGTCACGTTCGAACACTCGCTGCTGACGCCCGACAGCCGCTTCGATCTCTGGCTCAGGGGCGACAAATCGGCGCTTTCGACGGATGAACACCAGGGCTACCTCCTGTTCAAATCATACGGCTGCATTTCCTGCCATCAGGGTGTGAATGTCGGCGGCAATCTCTTCCAGCGCCAAGGCGTGTTCGAGCCGCTGGTCTCGACCGGCCCGCAGGTGGTGCGGGTGCCGAGCCTGCGCAACGTCGCGACCACCGCGCCCTATTTTCACGACGGCAGCGCTGCCACCCTCGAAGAGGCTGTCGGCAGGATGGCGAAAGCCCAGCTGGACCGCACGCTGACGGACAAGCAGATCGCCGTGATCGTGGCATTCCTCAAGACGCTGACGGGAAATTACCGCGGCTCACCCGTTGTCGCCGGAGCAAGACCATGA
- a CDS encoding HNH endonuclease signature motif containing protein, with amino-acid sequence MDLYQDETQADDPTLVGENCHIVAESDEGPRGSSLMSLDQRDSYKNVILLCRNHHKIIDAQEGKYTVQYLLDMKSVH; translated from the coding sequence ATGGATCTTTATCAGGATGAGACTCAAGCGGACGATCCAACGCTAGTTGGAGAAAATTGTCATATAGTGGCAGAGAGCGACGAAGGTCCTCGAGGGTCTTCATTAATGTCACTGGACCAGCGCGATAGCTACAAAAACGTGATCCTTCTTTGTCGTAATCATCATAAAATAATAGATGCGCAAGAGGGAAAGTACACAGTTCAGTACCTTCTCGATATGAAATCGGTCCATTAA
- a CDS encoding response regulator — protein sequence MSERTEGPASCTDPSNHVERKGGAALAESTPPGHQERRLPLCLVVEDDSTMRHLVTSYLEDHDIRAVSATRRDEVAALLTRANPDLVVLDLRLGQDDGLDLLREIRASSDVPIIIATGHRRDEIDRVVGLELGADDYITKPFGLRELLARIRAVLRRREAGRVAAQREIEKGRCRFGSWQLDRRNRRLTNAQGEPVALSKGEYTLLVAFLDAPQRPLSREHLLQATRIHEDVFDRSIDVQVLRLRRKLETDPSAPSVIRTERGVGYVFTLPVEPL from the coding sequence ATGAGCGAAAGGACCGAAGGTCCGGCGAGCTGCACTGACCCCAGCAACCACGTCGAGAGAAAGGGGGGCGCGGCTCTCGCCGAATCGACACCGCCGGGACATCAGGAGCGGCGCCTCCCCCTTTGCCTGGTGGTCGAGGATGACAGCACCATGCGTCACCTCGTGACCAGTTATCTCGAAGATCACGACATCAGGGCGGTTTCGGCGACACGGCGCGACGAGGTGGCGGCCCTGCTGACGCGCGCCAATCCCGACCTGGTGGTGCTCGATCTGCGGCTGGGACAGGACGATGGGCTCGATCTGTTGCGCGAGATTCGCGCCAGCTCGGATGTGCCCATCATCATCGCGACCGGCCACCGCCGCGACGAGATCGATCGCGTGGTCGGCCTTGAGCTCGGCGCCGACGACTACATCACCAAGCCGTTCGGGCTGCGCGAACTGCTGGCGCGCATCCGTGCGGTGCTGAGACGCCGCGAGGCGGGCCGGGTCGCGGCGCAGCGCGAGATCGAAAAGGGACGCTGCCGGTTCGGCAGTTGGCAGCTTGATCGCAGGAACCGGCGCCTGACGAATGCTCAGGGCGAGCCGGTCGCGCTCAGCAAGGGTGAATATACGCTGCTGGTCGCGTTCCTCGACGCCCCGCAGCGGCCGCTCTCGCGCGAGCATCTGCTTCAGGCCACGCGCATCCATGAGGACGTGTTCGACCGCAGCATCGATGTGCAGGTGCTGCGCCTGCGCCGCAAGCTGGAAACCGATCCGAGCGCGCCCTCGGTCATCAGAACCGAGCGCGGCGTGGGCTATGTCTTCACGCTTCCGGTCGAGCCGCTGTAG
- a CDS encoding ATP-binding cassette domain-containing protein: protein MSQLPPPDHLARLLAEIASIWDRQRGEPVRAGASATDDIDSPETLISFAATNGIDVVFENRLVASLSAEDLPAVMLTNEGMGRMLLARRGREFIAQHGSRNYSIDKDALAAEEAGTLFLVRPRGIVPPDNPVETVAEPASSESSDPVRGILAFMTGRHRKMLIELLVAAAFSNLMLLALPVYSGLVFDRVIPHSAFDTLWAISIGVTMALLADLAVRWVRMKIQDSLSSSASAAIQGSVIRRLLQAKMGEAPRSSGAITLRLRNLDAMTQLIPQLVTGVLIDVPFLLIVFTLLWLNGGAVVLAPLLGIGALAALHHWTSLGSEAEQKRSTTLMQLQTNRLNEAVEVLETIKSTRTELRVLNRFERIFDEYAYSTHVSRLYQGFAAYANVTIGQMMVAVVLVIGVYEVSAGDMTIGGLSTCSLLIGRVISPIGQLIAVLHRTLQSRALLRSLANETRHQSETAGDESGALHQPAQCALRLQSVAFSYPGQSTRQIDNLTTTIKPGERVAIVGRSGSGKSTLLRLIARFAEPDRGSILLDGFEVRQYEPSELRKALGYMGQGPGIVEDTLMRNLMLGQQQVDPEHFHEVMKLTGIADFAATHPQGFGMNVGPRGERLSGGERQSVALARILLSDPKVLLLDEPTASMDTMLEARLVKNIGKFIGDRTLIVATHRAPVLQLVDRLIWLDGGKVVADGPKGEVLKRMSGAAA from the coding sequence GTGTCGCAGCTGCCCCCGCCGGATCACCTTGCGAGGCTTCTGGCGGAGATCGCCTCGATCTGGGATCGCCAGCGCGGCGAGCCGGTACGCGCCGGCGCGAGTGCAACTGATGACATCGACAGCCCTGAGACGCTGATCTCGTTCGCCGCGACCAACGGCATCGACGTCGTGTTCGAAAACCGCCTGGTGGCCTCGCTTTCGGCAGAAGATCTTCCCGCGGTCATGCTGACCAACGAGGGCATGGGGCGCATGCTCCTCGCGCGTCGCGGTCGTGAATTCATTGCCCAGCACGGCAGCCGGAACTATTCGATCGACAAGGATGCGCTCGCGGCCGAAGAGGCCGGCACGCTGTTTCTGGTGCGGCCGCGCGGCATCGTGCCGCCGGACAATCCCGTCGAGACCGTGGCGGAGCCGGCGTCTTCGGAGAGCAGCGATCCGGTTCGCGGAATCCTCGCGTTCATGACCGGCCGGCATCGCAAGATGCTGATCGAACTTCTGGTCGCGGCGGCTTTTTCGAACCTGATGCTGCTGGCGCTGCCGGTCTATTCGGGCCTGGTATTCGATCGGGTGATCCCGCACTCCGCGTTCGACACGTTGTGGGCGATTTCGATTGGCGTCACCATGGCGTTGCTGGCGGACCTCGCCGTTCGCTGGGTTCGCATGAAGATCCAGGATTCGCTTTCGAGCTCGGCCAGCGCCGCCATTCAGGGCTCGGTCATCAGGCGGCTGCTGCAGGCGAAAATGGGCGAGGCGCCGCGCTCGTCCGGCGCGATTACGCTCCGCTTGCGCAATCTCGATGCAATGACGCAGCTGATCCCGCAGCTCGTCACCGGCGTGCTGATCGACGTTCCCTTCCTGTTGATCGTCTTCACGCTGCTCTGGCTGAACGGTGGTGCGGTCGTGCTGGCGCCGTTGCTGGGCATCGGCGCGCTGGCAGCGCTGCATCACTGGACGAGCCTCGGCTCCGAGGCCGAGCAGAAGCGCTCGACCACATTGATGCAGCTTCAGACCAATCGCCTGAATGAAGCGGTGGAGGTGCTCGAGACGATCAAGTCGACTCGGACCGAGCTCCGCGTCCTGAACCGCTTCGAGCGGATCTTCGACGAGTACGCCTATTCGACCCATGTGTCGCGGCTGTATCAGGGGTTCGCGGCCTATGCGAACGTCACGATCGGGCAGATGATGGTCGCGGTCGTGCTGGTGATCGGCGTCTATGAGGTCTCCGCCGGAGACATGACGATCGGCGGTCTCTCCACCTGCTCGCTCTTGATCGGACGCGTCATCAGTCCGATCGGTCAGCTGATTGCGGTCTTGCATCGGACGTTGCAGAGTCGCGCGCTGCTGAGGTCGCTGGCGAACGAAACCCGACATCAGAGCGAGACCGCCGGCGACGAAAGCGGCGCGCTGCATCAGCCCGCGCAATGCGCGTTGCGCCTGCAGAGCGTTGCCTTCTCCTATCCAGGCCAGAGCACGCGGCAGATCGACAATCTGACCACGACGATCAAGCCGGGCGAGCGCGTGGCCATCGTCGGCCGGTCGGGGTCGGGAAAGTCGACGCTGCTGCGGCTGATCGCCAGGTTCGCCGAGCCTGATCGCGGCTCGATCCTGCTCGACGGGTTCGAGGTGCGCCAGTATGAGCCGTCGGAGCTCCGCAAAGCGCTGGGCTATATGGGCCAGGGCCCGGGTATCGTCGAGGACACCCTGATGAGAAACCTGATGCTGGGCCAGCAGCAGGTCGATCCGGAGCATTTTCATGAGGTCATGAAGCTGACCGGAATCGCCGATTTCGCAGCGACGCATCCGCAGGGCTTCGGCATGAACGTCGGCCCTCGTGGCGAGCGGCTGTCCGGCGGCGAGCGCCAGTCGGTGGCGCTGGCGCGAATCCTGCTCTCTGATCCCAAGGTGCTGCTGCTCGACGAGCCGACCGCGTCGATGGACACGATGCTCGAGGCGCGGCTGGTCAAGAACATCGGAAAATTCATCGGCGACCGGACGCTGATCGTCGCGACCCATCGCGCGCCGGTGCTGCAACTGGTCGATCGCCTGATCTGGCTGGACGGCGGCAAGGTCGTCGCCGACGGGCCGAAAGGCGAGGTGTTGAAGCGCATGTCCGGCGCGGCTGCCTGA
- a CDS encoding amidohydrolase family protein, with translation MLGSWDGRHRPGCGCCAAPGALSRRSFIAGTAAVGATAVMTGRRALAQDRSLIDTHHHFYPPRYQKLWLDWEDARKLPHFPGQVAWTRQKQIEDMDAAGIRTAILSLASTPGVWFDLGPDKASELARECNDFAAEMMRDSPGRFGLLATLSMLDADRTLREIDYVFDTLKADGVGLQTNYGDTWLGDARYRPVFEELNRRAALVYVHPLVANCCAALSVGTFPAVIEVPHDTTRTITSLLLSGGFARWRNIRWLFSHAGGTMPMMAGRIESFYGARPDLHQFAPDGITGELRRLYYDTANATSAPSIGALLKLVPTSQVTYGSDYPYFRLDQMRDLERLGLTTSDLKAIGNGTALRLIPRLSG, from the coding sequence ATGCTTGGATCTTGGGATGGACGTCACCGCCCGGGTTGCGGCTGCTGTGCAGCACCGGGGGCGCTGTCGCGCCGCAGCTTCATCGCCGGAACGGCTGCGGTGGGAGCGACGGCCGTCATGACCGGCAGGCGCGCTCTTGCGCAAGACCGCAGCCTGATCGACACCCACCACCATTTCTATCCACCGCGCTACCAGAAGCTCTGGCTGGACTGGGAAGACGCGCGCAAGCTGCCGCATTTTCCCGGTCAGGTCGCCTGGACGCGACAGAAGCAGATCGAGGATATGGACGCGGCCGGAATCCGCACCGCCATCCTGTCGCTGGCGTCGACGCCCGGCGTCTGGTTCGACCTCGGGCCGGACAAGGCCAGCGAACTGGCGCGCGAGTGCAACGACTTCGCCGCCGAGATGATGCGGGATAGTCCCGGCCGGTTCGGGCTGCTTGCGACCTTGTCGATGCTCGATGCCGACCGGACGCTCCGCGAGATCGACTACGTATTCGACACGCTCAAGGCCGATGGCGTCGGTCTGCAAACCAATTACGGCGACACCTGGCTGGGCGATGCGCGTTACCGGCCGGTGTTCGAGGAATTGAACCGGCGCGCAGCCTTGGTCTATGTGCATCCGCTGGTCGCGAATTGCTGCGCGGCTTTGAGCGTGGGCACTTTCCCGGCGGTGATCGAGGTGCCGCACGACACCACGCGCACGATCACGAGCCTGCTTCTGTCGGGCGGCTTCGCGCGCTGGCGCAACATCAGGTGGCTGTTCTCACATGCGGGCGGCACGATGCCGATGATGGCGGGCCGCATCGAATCCTTCTATGGGGCGCGGCCCGATCTGCATCAATTCGCGCCCGACGGCATTACGGGCGAACTGCGGCGCCTTTACTACGACACGGCCAATGCGACCAGCGCGCCATCGATCGGGGCGTTGTTGAAGCTGGTCCCGACGTCGCAGGTGACCTACGGCTCGGACTATCCGTACTTCCGGCTGGATCAGATGCGCGACCTGGAGCGATTGGGGCTGACCACCTCCGACCTCAAGGCGATCGGCAACGGCACTGCACTCCGGCTGATTCCGCGGCTTAGCGGGTAA
- a CDS encoding cytochrome P450, whose amino-acid sequence MPTASLAPLDETIEIAELTRDPYPIYQRLRREAPVLRVKSVGRTFLTKAADTKYVKDNAALFSSNDPNTPMKRAFLAHTLMRKDHDEHRAERMAMMPALMPKTIEAVWEPLYTKFAADYLDRLPRGEVVDLFPALAGPLAARILAHVMGIPNASDADMQRWSQALIDGAGNFGWTPGPFDATDLANAEMDRCIRANMERVRTEPDSSALSFMVNAKTPIADSQIIANIKIAIGGGINEPRDALLTILYGLLTNPEQLAAVRAEDKWRSAFEEGVRWVAPIQASSRLVMVDTEIRGCLIPKGDTVMTIQASANRDEDLFDDGETYNALRDPNPHQAFGNGPHHCAGAHLSRRTVGAILLPMLFERFPRMTLPDAASVRWHGFGFRGPLNLPMRLQ is encoded by the coding sequence ATGCCGACCGCGAGCTTGGCTCCCCTGGACGAGACCATCGAGATCGCGGAGCTGACGCGCGATCCCTATCCGATCTACCAGCGCCTGCGGCGCGAAGCTCCCGTCTTGCGGGTCAAGTCGGTGGGCCGGACGTTCCTCACCAAGGCGGCTGATACCAAATACGTGAAGGACAATGCGGCTCTGTTCTCGTCCAACGATCCGAACACGCCGATGAAGCGCGCCTTCCTCGCGCATACGCTGATGCGCAAGGATCACGACGAGCACCGGGCCGAGCGCATGGCGATGATGCCGGCCCTGATGCCGAAGACGATCGAAGCCGTCTGGGAGCCGCTCTACACGAAATTCGCCGCTGACTATCTCGACCGGCTGCCGCGCGGCGAGGTGGTCGATCTCTTCCCTGCGCTTGCCGGCCCGCTGGCCGCGCGCATCCTCGCGCATGTGATGGGCATTCCCAATGCCAGCGATGCCGACATGCAGCGCTGGTCGCAGGCCCTGATCGACGGCGCCGGAAATTTCGGCTGGACGCCAGGGCCGTTCGACGCGACCGACCTTGCGAACGCGGAGATGGACCGCTGCATCCGCGCCAATATGGAGCGCGTGCGCACTGAACCGGATTCGTCCGCGCTCTCCTTCATGGTGAACGCGAAGACCCCGATTGCGGACAGCCAGATCATCGCCAACATCAAGATCGCGATCGGCGGCGGCATCAACGAGCCGCGCGACGCGCTCCTGACGATCCTCTACGGCCTCCTGACCAACCCGGAGCAGCTTGCCGCCGTGCGCGCAGAGGACAAGTGGCGCTCCGCCTTCGAGGAAGGGGTGCGCTGGGTGGCGCCGATCCAGGCGAGCTCACGCCTCGTGATGGTGGACACCGAGATCCGCGGCTGCCTGATCCCGAAGGGCGACACCGTGATGACGATCCAGGCCTCGGCGAACCGCGACGAGGACCTCTTCGACGACGGCGAGACCTACAACGCGCTGCGCGACCCCAATCCCCACCAGGCCTTCGGCAACGGCCCACACCATTGCGCCGGCGCCCACCTCTCCCGCCGCACCGTCGGCGCCATCCTGCTGCCGATGCTGTTCGAGCGATTTCCGAGGATGACCCTGCCGGATGCGGCCAGCGTGCGGTGGCATGGATTTGGATTCAGGGGGCCGCTGAATTTGCCGATGAGGTTGCAGTAG
- a CDS encoding two-component system VirA-like sensor kinase, which translates to MRPGWAAAIVAVLLYVLTWLSLQALNPQAERFDRAFTELNRFGMIENALYRHVFTARVGVLRNYDPLVDDINALHDSLQKLQETQSTDAAAAAIVNRLVASVESQEELVEHFKTQNALLQNSLAFFGRFGGQPHTSELDPAISSAVAAVLRLALDTSPPTVSNVRDRLDELERQAREADLSDSTDALLAHGRLLNRLLPSVDNILKSLHGLSQTWQQDQLRATLLNQQTASRASARRYRVLLYVTSLVIVAFLVYLGLLLKSHARALRRRAEFEHIIARISMRFINAAPQELGGEIDGALADMCGFIGPDRAYFVMTSPTPRVRVWQRPGIEFPPDWPARAPELAMQLGVDTNGTVQIPRVGRMPMGEAKTLCMSLGLGGWACATREADDGITAALGFDAVGRPCQAKQGELPLLRMALDSIVLAVERQSMEQERSRLEVRLQQAQRMEQIGFFTSGIAHNFNNILGGILGHSEVIEEHVGSDAKLVRNLGAIRRNAERARDLIDQILLFGRARNAGSKALSIGALVAESALLLEVSLPDDIDLVIRQPSTAAIVAGEHVTLQQVILNLCRNAANAMPDGGRIEIATELHEVTTQRTFSQESVPPGPYVCIAITDTGHGIESHLLERIFEPFFTTRPSGNGLGLATVREIVREHGGGLNVQSTAGEGTRFEIWLPRVSAAAPASTRHIGLPKGNGETVLLVAHSNPSVLRDEELLAALGYEPVGFSSPEAALAAARVRADCFDMIVVGHCDSGSASLQTAAALHDALPRVPIVLATKAAIEIGADTLVAAGIFDVVRWPLVAEEIAITLASGSERNNVGPPAAERYLTPRRSPLH; encoded by the coding sequence ATGAGACCGGGCTGGGCGGCTGCCATCGTCGCCGTTCTCTTGTACGTGCTGACTTGGCTGTCGCTACAGGCCTTGAATCCGCAAGCAGAGCGGTTCGACCGGGCATTCACCGAACTCAACCGGTTCGGCATGATCGAAAATGCGCTGTACCGGCACGTCTTCACCGCGCGCGTCGGCGTCTTGCGCAACTACGATCCGCTGGTCGACGACATAAATGCGCTGCACGATTCGCTGCAGAAGCTGCAGGAGACGCAATCCACCGATGCCGCCGCGGCGGCGATCGTCAACCGGCTCGTGGCCTCTGTCGAGAGCCAGGAAGAGCTGGTCGAACACTTCAAGACCCAAAATGCGCTGCTGCAGAATTCGCTGGCCTTCTTCGGCCGGTTCGGCGGGCAGCCTCACACCTCGGAACTGGATCCGGCGATCAGTAGCGCCGTCGCGGCCGTCCTGCGCCTGGCACTCGATACATCGCCACCGACGGTCAGCAATGTTCGCGATCGCCTCGATGAGCTGGAGCGACAGGCGCGCGAAGCGGATCTTTCAGATTCCACGGATGCGCTTCTTGCACATGGACGGCTGCTCAACCGGCTTCTTCCATCCGTCGACAACATTCTGAAGAGCCTGCATGGATTGTCGCAGACTTGGCAGCAGGATCAGCTTCGTGCAACGCTTCTCAACCAGCAGACGGCGTCACGCGCATCCGCGCGCCGATATCGTGTCTTGCTCTACGTCACCTCGCTCGTGATCGTCGCGTTCCTGGTCTATCTCGGCCTGCTCCTGAAGTCGCACGCAAGGGCGTTGCGGCGCCGCGCGGAGTTCGAGCACATCATCGCCCGCATCTCGATGCGCTTCATCAATGCCGCACCGCAAGAACTCGGCGGCGAGATCGACGGTGCCCTCGCCGACATGTGCGGCTTCATCGGGCCCGACCGCGCCTATTTCGTCATGACCAGCCCGACGCCGCGGGTGCGGGTATGGCAGAGACCCGGCATCGAATTTCCGCCCGACTGGCCAGCGCGGGCGCCCGAACTTGCCATGCAGCTCGGAGTTGATACAAACGGAACGGTGCAGATCCCGCGCGTAGGGCGGATGCCGATGGGAGAGGCCAAAACGCTGTGCATGAGCCTCGGTCTCGGCGGATGGGCCTGCGCCACGCGGGAGGCCGATGACGGCATCACGGCAGCGCTCGGATTCGATGCCGTCGGCCGTCCCTGCCAGGCCAAGCAGGGCGAGCTTCCGCTCCTGCGCATGGCCCTCGATTCGATCGTGCTCGCCGTCGAGCGGCAGTCCATGGAGCAAGAGCGCTCGCGGCTCGAAGTGCGCCTGCAACAGGCGCAACGGATGGAGCAGATCGGTTTCTTCACCAGCGGCATCGCTCATAACTTCAACAACATTCTCGGCGGAATCCTCGGGCATTCCGAGGTCATCGAGGAGCATGTCGGCTCAGATGCGAAGCTCGTGCGCAATCTCGGCGCGATCAGGCGCAATGCCGAGCGCGCCAGGGATCTGATCGACCAGATTCTCCTGTTCGGACGCGCCCGCAACGCCGGCAGCAAGGCCTTGAGCATCGGCGCGCTGGTCGCCGAATCAGCCTTGCTGCTCGAGGTCTCGCTGCCGGATGATATCGACCTCGTCATCAGGCAACCATCGACCGCCGCGATCGTCGCCGGCGAGCACGTCACCCTGCAGCAGGTCATTCTCAATCTCTGCAGGAATGCGGCCAACGCGATGCCGGATGGCGGCCGCATCGAGATCGCAACAGAGCTGCACGAGGTCACGACCCAACGCACTTTCAGTCAAGAAAGCGTCCCCCCCGGACCCTACGTCTGCATCGCGATAACCGATACCGGCCACGGCATCGAGTCCCACCTGCTGGAACGGATCTTCGAGCCATTCTTCACCACACGACCGTCCGGAAACGGGCTTGGGCTCGCGACGGTGCGCGAAATCGTCCGGGAGCACGGCGGAGGGCTCAATGTGCAAAGCACGGCAGGCGAAGGAACCCGCTTCGAGATCTGGTTGCCACGCGTGTCCGCGGCCGCGCCGGCGTCGACGCGGCATATCGGGCTTCCCAAGGGCAATGGCGAGACTGTCTTGCTCGTCGCCCATAGCAATCCGAGCGTGCTGCGCGACGAAGAGCTGCTCGCAGCCCTCGGTTACGAGCCGGTCGGCTTCTCCAGTCCGGAAGCCGCGCTGGCAGCCGCCCGTGTCCGAGCGGACTGCTTCGACATGATCGTGGTCGGCCATTGCGACTCCGGCTCAGCCTCGCTGCAGACGGCTGCCGCCCTGCATGATGCGCTGCCACGGGTGCCGATCGTCCTCGCCACCAAAGCGGCGATCGAGATCGGCGCCGATACCCTGGTAGCGGCCGGCATTTTCGATGTCGTGCGCTGGCCACTGGTAGCCGAAGAAATTGCGATCACGCTCGCGAGCGGGTCGGAGCGCAACAACGTCGGTCCACCGGCTGCGGAGCGTTACCTGACGCCGCGGAGATCGCCGCTGCATTGA